Genomic segment of Anaeromyxobacter sp.:
GTCGAGCAGCTCGGCGATGAAGGCCTCCAGCCGCTTGCCGCTGCCCAGGATGGCCTGCACCGCCTGCTGCTGCCGCGCCTCGAGCGCCCCCAGCTTGCCGCCGGCCAGCAGGTCGGCCCAGCCCACCACGGTGGTGAGCGGGGTGCGCAGCTCGTGCGAGACGTTGGCCAGGAAGTTGGTCTTCTGCCGGTCGGTCTCCTGCAGGGTCTCCACCGCCAGGCGCAGGTCGCGGGTGCGCCGCTCCACCTCGGCGCCCAGCCGGGCCCGCTCCTCCCGCAGCGCCGCCACCAGGCGGGCCTTCTCCAGGGCGATGGAGGCCTGCAGGGCGAAGGCCTCGATGGCGTCCGGGTCGGCCGGTCGCAGCCGCGGGGCCAGCACCACCAGCAGGCCGATGGTGCGCCCCTCGCGCCGCAGCGGGCTGAGCACCACCCGGTGCAGCCCCATGACCCGCCCCAGCGCCTTGACCTCGGCCGCGGTGGCGCCGCCCAGCAGCTCCCGCCCGGCCGCCCGGAGGCGGTCGCTCACCAGGGTGCGCCCCTCCGCCAGGGTGCGCCGCACCAGCGGGGCGGTGGCCGGATCGATCCGCAGCTCGGCCAGGGTCCGCCCCAGCACCCGCTCCAGCGCCCGCAGCTGCGCCGCCGGCAGGCTGGTGAGCCGCCAGTGCAGGGCCGGCCGGTCGGCGTCGGCGCCCGGGGCCTCCAGCAGCAGGCCGCAGTGCAGCCCGAGGCGACCCAGCTCGCGCGCGACCGCGCCCAGGATCGACCCCTCGTCGGCCTCGATCATCACCTGGGTGCCGGCGATCTGCAGGCCGGCCAGCGCCTCCCTGGAGTGCACCAGGTCGGCCAGCGCCAGCCGGTCGCGGGTGGCCGCCTGGCGCAGGAAGACGGCCGCCAGGCGGCCCGCCACCAGCCGGCCCACCGCCTCCAGCGCCCCCAGCGCGGCCGGGCGCGGCGCCACGGCGAAGACCAGGTGCAGCAGCGCGCGCTGCCCCGGCTCGCCCACCTCGAGGTAGACCGAGTGCGGGGCGGCCCCCGCTCCGAGCCCCAGCGCCACCGCCAGGGCGGGCGGGCAGGGCGCCACCGCCCGGGCCTCGGCGCCCGCGAGCACCGGGCCGGCCGCGGCGGGCACCGGCTCGGCGGCCAGGGCCAGCGAGATGGCGGCGCGCGCCTCCCGCTCGGCCAGCGCGGGACCGTCGGCCGCGCCGCCCGGAGCGCTCGAGGCGCCGTCCAGGCCGGCGACGGGCGCCAGGTGGGCCATGAGGGCGCCGCTGGCCCGCGCGGCGTCGCGTGCGATCTCCCTGTAGACGCGCTCCATCACCCCCCCGGCCGGGTCGGCCTGGATGGTGACCGCTCCGGGTCGCGTTGACAAGGCGGGACATCACCCCAAACATGGCGCTTCCGCTGGAGGCTGGAGGTGCACGTGGCGATCGAGACGATGGCCGTGGTCGGGGCCGGGCAGATGGGCAGCGGCATCGCCCAGGTGGCGGCCCAGGCCGGGCTCACGGTGGTGCTGGCGGACGCCTCGGCCGACCTGGCGGCGCGCGCCGTGGCCAGGCTCGGCGTCACCCTGGGTAAGCTGGTGGAGAAGGGCAAGCTCGCCTCCGCCGAGCGGGAGGCCATCCTGGGCCGCATCCGGCCGGCCTCCTCGCTCGACGACTGCGCCCCGG
This window contains:
- a CDS encoding GAF domain-containing protein → MERVYREIARDAARASGALMAHLAPVAGLDGASSAPGGAADGPALAEREARAAISLALAAEPVPAAAGPVLAGAEARAVAPCPPALAVALGLGAGAAPHSVYLEVGEPGQRALLHLVFAVAPRPAALGALEAVGRLVAGRLAAVFLRQAATRDRLALADLVHSREALAGLQIAGTQVMIEADEGSILGAVARELGRLGLHCGLLLEAPGADADRPALHWRLTSLPAAQLRALERVLGRTLAELRIDPATAPLVRRTLAEGRTLVSDRLRAAGRELLGGATAAEVKALGRVMGLHRVVLSPLRREGRTIGLLVVLAPRLRPADPDAIEAFALQASIALEKARLVAALREERARLGAEVERRTRDLRLAVETLQETDRQKTNFLANVSHELRTPLTTVVGWADLLAGGKLGALEARQQQAVQAILGSGKRLEAFIAELLDFSRNELTRDRLEHRAFDAGGVLAQAVVAMAPRYAARGLRLRARAAGALPHLWADRDRVLQVLVNLLANAERHSRSGGAVRVAAARGRAGALVLAVTDRGDGIAPEHLARIFDRLYQVRDAAAPREREEGLGLGLSIVRSIVEAHGGTITVRSRLGRGTTFRFSLPTVEVLAPR